The following proteins are encoded in a genomic region of Bacteroidota bacterium:
- a CDS encoding response regulator → MTKWKILIVDDIYTNRFLIKELLKPLGCQYWEAENGKEALKLLETEEVDMVFMDLEMPVMNGFETTRCIKEKFPYAQKKLPVIAITAFDPAIFTEELKNTGFDDIITKPYSSDKLKSVVEFFCHE, encoded by the coding sequence ATGACAAAGTGGAAAATCTTAATAGTAGATGATATTTATACTAACAGATTCTTGATCAAGGAGCTGCTTAAACCTTTAGGCTGTCAATATTGGGAAGCAGAAAACGGGAAGGAAGCATTAAAGTTACTGGAGACTGAGGAAGTGGACATGGTTTTCATGGATTTGGAAATGCCGGTCATGAATGGTTTTGAAACCACCCGTTGCATAAAAGAGAAATTTCCTTACGCCCAAAAAAAATTACCTGTTATAGCCATCACCGCATTTGACCCTGCTATTTTTACAGAGGAGTTAAAAAATACAGGATTTGACGACATAATCACCAAACCCTATTCATCAGACAAATTAAAATCGGTAGTTGAGTTCTTTTGTCACGAATAA
- a CDS encoding APC family permease — translation MDSKSGSGLSKMLFFFSKLKNIFIGRARNIGDKSTFHKISLVAFFAWIGLGADGISSSCYGPEEAFHFLLGHPGLAIFVALGTVFTIFIISSSYSQIIKLFPNGGGGYLVASKLISSRVGMISGCSLLIDYLLTITLSISSGADAIFSFLPVSWHQYKITVAIIALILLILLNLRGAKESVLSLTPIFIIFLLTHVFLILYVFISKAPELPVSAHATVTDVNNCLTQFGFLGTLFIILKAYSMGAGTYTGIEAVSNGMPILREPRVKTAHKTMNLMALSLSFMVFGLLISYALYNVQINPHKTMNAILLEESTAGWHHGLSYLYILITLVSEAALLFVAAQTGFLDGPRIMANMAIDLWFPKRFAALSDRLVTQNGVVLMGLGAILLMVFTRGAVSILIVLYSINVFITFSLSQLGMVRHWWIKRDATPGWFKKLSINGIGLVLTSFILISVVVVKFREGGWITLLITGLAVMMAFQIRKHYYRVTLRLQKLRLNAYAHLEESISRLKGEGKIQEVKPVEFDPEANTAIIMVSGFGGTGLHTLLEIIESFKGIYKNFVFIRVGIINARNFKGSQEMEIFKAGVIEDGKKYTRIANSLGYYAKSLWTIGTDPVFEVERMLPKLLRVIPKPTFFGGQLVFSETFHLSRLLHNHTIFTIQKRLYKKGVTVVILPILIS, via the coding sequence ATGGACTCAAAATCGGGGAGTGGCTTGTCAAAAATGTTGTTTTTCTTCAGTAAGCTTAAAAATATTTTCATTGGACGGGCCAGAAATATTGGCGACAAATCTACTTTTCATAAAATTTCACTGGTTGCCTTCTTTGCCTGGATTGGTTTGGGGGCAGATGGAATATCTTCTTCCTGTTACGGGCCTGAAGAAGCTTTCCACTTTTTGTTAGGCCATCCCGGTTTGGCTATTTTTGTTGCCCTGGGTACAGTTTTTACCATTTTTATCATCAGCTCAAGTTATTCCCAGATTATTAAGCTTTTTCCAAACGGTGGTGGCGGCTACCTGGTTGCCAGTAAGTTGATTTCTTCCCGGGTGGGGATGATATCGGGTTGCTCTCTTCTGATTGATTATTTATTAACCATTACCCTGTCTATTTCCAGTGGAGCTGATGCGATTTTTAGTTTTCTCCCTGTTTCCTGGCATCAATATAAAATTACGGTTGCAATAATTGCCTTAATCCTCCTTATTTTATTAAATTTAAGAGGGGCAAAAGAATCCGTGCTTTCACTTACTCCCATATTTATAATTTTTCTGCTCACCCATGTTTTTCTTATTCTTTATGTTTTTATATCTAAGGCACCCGAATTGCCTGTGTCTGCTCATGCAACAGTGACAGATGTCAACAATTGCCTGACACAATTCGGTTTCCTGGGAACCTTGTTTATCATTCTAAAAGCATACAGTATGGGCGCCGGAACTTATACCGGAATTGAGGCTGTGAGTAATGGTATGCCTATTCTAAGGGAGCCCAGAGTAAAAACTGCCCACAAGACCATGAATTTGATGGCACTTTCATTGTCATTTATGGTTTTTGGCTTGTTGATCAGTTATGCTTTATATAATGTACAAATCAATCCCCATAAAACGATGAATGCTATTTTGCTTGAAGAATCAACTGCAGGATGGCATCACGGATTAAGTTACTTGTACATTTTGATTACCCTGGTTTCTGAAGCAGCTCTTTTATTTGTGGCTGCCCAGACTGGCTTTTTGGATGGCCCCAGAATTATGGCCAATATGGCTATAGATTTATGGTTTCCTAAACGTTTTGCTGCTTTAAGCGACAGGCTGGTCACCCAGAACGGGGTGGTTTTAATGGGACTGGGCGCCATATTGCTGATGGTCTTTACTCGAGGAGCTGTTTCTATATTGATTGTATTGTATAGTATTAATGTGTTCATTACTTTTTCCCTTTCTCAACTTGGAATGGTCAGGCATTGGTGGATAAAACGTGATGCCACTCCGGGCTGGTTTAAGAAACTTTCCATAAACGGAATCGGATTGGTACTGACTTCCTTTATTCTGATATCAGTAGTTGTAGTGAAATTCAGGGAAGGTGGATGGATTACTTTGTTGATTACTGGACTGGCTGTGATGATGGCTTTTCAGATCCGGAAACATTATTACAGGGTAACCCTTAGGTTGCAGAAGCTGCGGTTAAACGCTTATGCCCATTTGGAAGAATCCATAAGTCGCCTCAAAGGGGAAGGCAAAATTCAGGAAGTTAAACCTGTGGAGTTCGATCCCGAAGCCAATACTGCTATCATCATGGTTAGCGGCTTTGGGGGTACAGGTTTGCATACTTTGCTCGAAATCATTGAGTCGTTTAAAGGAATTTATAAAAACTTTGTTTTTATCAGAGTGGGTATCATCAATGCCCGCAATTTCAAAGGCTCGCAGGAAATGGAAATTTTCAAGGCTGGAGTCATTGAAGATGGTAAAAAATATACCAGAATTGCCAATTCTCTGGGTTATTATGCAAAAAGTTTATGGACTATCGGTACGGATCCGGTTTTTGAGGTTGAGAGAATGTTGCCAAAATTATTGCGCGTAATTCCTAAACCTACTTTTTTTGGCGGACAACTGGTGTTTTCAGAAACTTTTCATCTTTCCAGGCTTTTGCACAACCATACTATTTTTACTATTCAAAAAAGGTTGTACAAAAAAGGGGTAACGGTAGTGATTTTGCCTATTCTGATTTCATGA
- a CDS encoding DUF2179 domain-containing protein, whose amino-acid sequence MNESTFFNGDFFIYAVLPALIFLARICDVTLDTLRIIFVSKGKKHLAPLLGFFEILIWLLAITKIMQNLDNIICYIAYAAGFATGNYVGLIVEEKLAMGIMIIRIITPDNVDTLMKTLNEHGFGSTVIEAKGSMEKVHLIYSIVQRNDLQSALKIIERFNPKTFYAVEDVKFVNRGIFPLKKNYSTSFLSHLKQMGEN is encoded by the coding sequence ATGAACGAATCTACATTTTTTAACGGAGATTTTTTCATCTACGCCGTTTTGCCTGCCCTGATATTTCTTGCCAGAATTTGTGATGTCACCTTAGACACCCTTAGAATAATTTTTGTATCCAAGGGCAAAAAGCATCTGGCTCCTTTGTTAGGCTTTTTCGAAATTCTTATATGGCTTTTAGCCATCACCAAAATCATGCAGAATCTTGATAATATTATATGTTATATTGCTTATGCTGCAGGTTTTGCAACCGGAAATTATGTCGGACTAATAGTCGAAGAGAAACTTGCCATGGGAATAATGATTATCCGGATTATTACACCCGATAATGTTGATACACTGATGAAAACGCTTAATGAACATGGTTTTGGGAGCACGGTTATAGAGGCCAAAGGAAGCATGGAAAAGGTACACCTTATTTATTCCATTGTTCAAAGAAATGATTTACAATCTGCCCTAAAAATCATTGAAAGATTTAATCCCAAAACCTTTTATGCCGTGGAAGATGTAAAATTCGTCAATCGGGGAATTTTTCCATTGAAAAAAAATTATTCTACTTCATTTTTATCACACCTTAAACAAATGGGGGAAAACTGA
- a CDS encoding acylphosphatase has protein sequence MMHVNIYVYGNVQGVGFRHSACNTARYLGIKGFVRNCVNGSVYIEAEGENQALSQFIQWCKKGSTFSEVENVEVEGGEMKNYSSFNARL, from the coding sequence ATGATGCATGTAAATATATACGTATACGGAAATGTTCAGGGGGTTGGCTTCAGGCATTCGGCCTGCAATACAGCCAGATACTTAGGAATAAAGGGATTCGTGCGGAACTGTGTCAATGGTTCGGTTTACATCGAAGCAGAAGGCGAAAATCAGGCATTAAGCCAGTTTATTCAATGGTGCAAAAAAGGATCCACCTTCTCCGAAGTCGAAAATGTAGAAGTTGAAGGAGGAGAAATGAAAAATTATTCCTCCTTTAATGCCCGCCTATAA